From the genome of Fibrobacter sp., one region includes:
- a CDS encoding Rpn family recombination-promoting nuclease/putative transposase codes for MTNENKLDDNIDFIQEFNTIVESANDESKFNHDRYFRFAFADTGRMTELLKLSAKKKPSLKAFLNTIDISTLRGAPENSSTAKHTSSADLVFEADIKGNGGKAGLYVGIITEHKSTNKDDVMRQLSEYHHHLFIEHNKDIPVVAFIVYNGEMDWNPLSKPHFANYPEYYHDIGYPFKVEFLDVGHGVSDADLKGLSPMTLVALTAMKYIWNAEQFSVSFKEAAVRLLKMQNSDTGKEFIKQSLSYFFWK; via the coding sequence ATGACTAACGAAAACAAGCTGGACGACAACATCGATTTCATTCAGGAATTCAACACTATCGTTGAGTCCGCAAATGACGAATCCAAGTTCAACCACGATAGATACTTCAGATTTGCATTTGCCGACACGGGACGCATGACAGAATTGCTGAAACTATCCGCCAAGAAGAAACCCTCCCTTAAGGCTTTCTTGAACACCATTGACATTTCGACATTGCGTGGTGCTCCCGAGAACTCTTCTACCGCAAAACACACGAGTTCAGCGGACCTTGTATTCGAAGCAGACATCAAGGGAAATGGAGGCAAAGCGGGACTTTATGTGGGAATCATTACTGAGCACAAGTCCACAAACAAGGACGATGTCATGAGGCAACTTTCCGAATATCACCACCACCTGTTCATTGAACACAATAAGGATATCCCCGTGGTAGCGTTTATCGTTTACAACGGGGAGATGGATTGGAATCCGCTTTCCAAGCCACATTTTGCGAACTATCCAGAATACTATCACGATATCGGGTATCCGTTCAAAGTTGAATTCCTGGATGTAGGACACGGAGTGAGTGACGCCGATTTGAAAGGATTGTCGCCCATGACCCTTGTCGCTTTGACCGCAATGAAATATATTTGGAATGCGGAGCAATTCTCCGTTTCTTTCAAAGAAGCCGCAGTGCGCCTGCTCAAGATGCAGAACTCAGACACTGGGAAAGAATTCATCAAACAGTCACTATCCTACTTCTTCTGGAAGTGA
- a CDS encoding fibrobacter succinogenes major paralogous domain-containing protein, with product MKKLILAASIALTAACFVACDDSSSGSSNEIPSYKNEADLPNACDKDVAKVNTTYFACLENEWVAVTDSATIEKIKDGLTGDKLKDELEELMSKLSSSSTESNEDDSSPSIGDDDLESSSSGSTIPAKWSWDVPKEARLNPKITYGTLTDHRDSKVYKTVKIGDQTWMAENLDYADSVTTPSLKGKSWCYNDVVENCAVTGRLYTWAAAIDSVKLYDGGTGVNCGYLRACTLPEKVSGICPSGWHLPTKDEWQTLFTAVGGSSAAGAKLKSQTGWRAHNGITNEDAYGFSALPAGIWTDDLYFNNVGDIAYFWSATQNDWDFAYYMYLCHYDDEAHLSYYSKTFGLSVRCLKD from the coding sequence ATGAAAAAATTAATCCTGGCGGCATCTATCGCCCTGACTGCAGCATGCTTTGTCGCTTGTGATGACAGTTCCAGTGGTTCGTCCAACGAAATTCCCTCTTACAAGAATGAGGCAGACCTGCCTAACGCTTGTGATAAGGATGTCGCCAAGGTGAATACTACCTATTTCGCCTGTCTTGAGAACGAGTGGGTGGCTGTCACAGATTCTGCTACCATTGAAAAAATCAAGGATGGTCTTACCGGGGATAAGTTGAAAGATGAGCTGGAAGAACTGATGTCGAAACTGTCCAGTTCATCAACCGAGTCCAACGAAGACGACTCTTCGCCTTCTATAGGGGACGATGACCTGGAATCCAGTTCCAGCGGCTCTACTATTCCTGCCAAATGGAGCTGGGATGTACCGAAGGAAGCCCGCCTGAACCCGAAAATCACCTACGGCACCCTGACCGACCACCGCGATAGCAAAGTTTACAAGACTGTAAAGATTGGCGACCAGACCTGGATGGCGGAGAACCTGGACTATGCCGACAGCGTAACCACGCCGAGCCTCAAGGGCAAGAGTTGGTGCTACAATGACGTGGTTGAGAACTGTGCCGTGACAGGTCGTCTCTATACTTGGGCTGCGGCAATCGACTCCGTCAAGCTTTACGACGGTGGCACCGGCGTGAACTGCGGTTACCTCAGAGCCTGTACGCTGCCTGAAAAGGTGTCGGGTATTTGCCCGTCGGGCTGGCACTTGCCGACCAAGGATGAATGGCAAACCCTGTTCACGGCGGTGGGTGGATCATCAGCCGCCGGTGCAAAACTAAAGTCGCAGACAGGCTGGCGTGCCCATAACGGCATCACCAACGAGGATGCCTACGGCTTTTCTGCGCTCCCTGCTGGCATCTGGACCGACGATCTCTACTTCAATAATGTCGGCGACATCGCCTACTTCTGGAGTGCCACGCAGAACGATTGGGACTTTGCCTACTATATGTACCTGTGCCACTATGACGACGAGGCGCACCTGAGCTACTACAGCAAGACATTCGGGCTCTCTGTTCGTTGCCTAAAGGACTGA